From a region of the Cataglyphis hispanica isolate Lineage 1 chromosome 24, ULB_Chis1_1.0, whole genome shotgun sequence genome:
- the LOC126858098 gene encoding S-adenosylmethionine sensor upstream of mTORC1, which yields MATEEHKRLADTVKGIHALLRAECQQYGAEVAWERHMARNDVLQNYATSMQKLATTYWADNNSKNGTYCRMEWIKTQCKEYFLNGGKEKYDKREQDINAKMALKKSDDENRTCEDDDVRVKNQLVKSYERRISILDVGSCYNPLSVEDAFDVTAIDLFPAIGVFRCDFLNVAIGKEKILSRHAREIHQLPMNSFHAVVFSLLLEYLPCPKQRYICCRNAYDVLKIGGLLIIVSPDSKHVGANAKLMKSWRYTLSRLGFMRIKYEKLRHIHCLAFRKCACKDVAARWCELQRFSEDDKRYISETEIFIPQDFQTVCPDEGRQEKLDEYDESDLASIFSELPFDNEASV from the exons ATGGCGACGGAGGAGCATAAACGCTTAGCTGATACAGTGAAGGGAATTCATGCTCTGTTACGCGCCGAATGTCAACAATATGGCGCCGAAGTTGCGTGGGAGCGCCATATGGCGCGAAATGACGTTTTGCAG AATTACGCTACGTCTATGCAGAAATTGGCCACTACGTATTGGGCGGACAATAATTCAAAGAATGGAACGTACTGCAGAATGGAATGGATAAAAACCCAATGCAAGGAATACTTTCTCAACGGTGGCAAAGAGAAGTACGATAAAAGGGAACAGGATATAAACGCAAAAATGGCTCTAAAAAAATCGGACGATGAGAATCGTACGTGCGAAGACGATGACGTCCgtgtaaaaaatcaattggTAAAGTCTTACGAGCGGAGAATATCGATACTGGACGTAGGAAGTTGTTACAATCCTCTGAGCGTGGAGGATGCGTTCGACGTCACTGCGATAGATTTATTTCCCGCGATAGGAGTTTTTCGCTGCGATTTTCTAAATGTCGCGAtcggaaaagagaaaattctctCGCGGCATGCGCGTGAGATTCATCAGCTACCCATGAACTCGTTTCACGCCGTGGTGTTCTCCCTGTTACTTGAATATCTGCCGTGTCCGAAGCAAAGATATATTTGCTGCAGGAATGCATATGACGTCTTGAAGATCGGCGGCCTGCTGATCATAGTCAGTCCGGACTCGAAACACGTCGGCGCGAACGCAAAGCTGATGAAGTCTTGGAGATATACGCTGAGCAGATTGGGATTCATGAGGATCAAGTACGAGAAGCTGCGTCATATTCATTGTCTAGCGTTTAGGAAATGCGCGTGCAAGGATGTGGCCGCACGATGGTGCGAGCTGCAACGCTTTTCCGAGGACGACAAGAGATACATATCCGAGACAGAGATTTTTATCCCGCAGGACTTTCAGACCGTTTGTCCCGATGAGGGAAGACAAGAAAAATTAGACGAATACGATGAAAGCGATTTAGCGAGCATCTTTTCTGAGTTACCGTTTGATAATGAAGCATCAGTTTAA
- the LOC126858100 gene encoding 60S ribosomal protein L28, with amino-acid sequence MSSHLNWMIIRDNNAFLLKKRNIKKPFSTESNNLTNQSSYRYSGLIHRKSVGIVDTPDKKGFTVVYKKAKAVNKPAKATVRSTMKAGARRSLYKLKTLLTKNKYRVDLTKAALRRASAVLQSQKPLPAKKTRTTKKAD; translated from the exons ATGTCTTCGCACTTGAATTGGATGATAATCCGCGATAATAATGCCTTTCTTCTTAAGAAGCGCAACATCAAGAAGCCGTTTTCCACG gaatcaaataatttgacGAATCAAAGCAGCTATCGTTATTCTGGTTTGATTCATCGTAAGAGCGTAGGCATTGTTGATACTCCTGATAAAAAGGGATTCACAGTCGTCTACAAGAAAGCCAAGGCAGTCAACAAGCCTGCTAAGGCTACTGTCAGGAGTACAATGAAAGCGGGAGCTCGTCGTTCCCTTTATAAATTGAAGACACTGTTAACGAAAAACAAATATCGTGTAGATCTTACCAAA GCTGCACTGCGACGAGCTAGCGCTGTGCTACAATCTCAGAAACCTCTTCCTGCTAAAAAGACACGAACTACTAAGAAGGCCGATTAA